The Microaerobacter geothermalis genome contains a region encoding:
- a CDS encoding GNAT family N-acetyltransferase, protein MRTTDQLTFKIAQNKEDWQDALKVRKKVFIEEQNVPEEIEIDQYEEISTHFIVYNEQLQPVATARFRSYDETTAKIERVAVLPELRGTGLGRELMLFLEKAAKEAGYTKAKLNAQLHAEPFYKKLGYSQISELFYEANIPHVTMVKDL, encoded by the coding sequence ATGAGAACGACAGATCAATTAACATTTAAAATCGCCCAAAACAAAGAAGATTGGCAAGACGCCCTTAAGGTGAGGAAAAAGGTGTTTATCGAGGAACAAAACGTACCTGAAGAGATTGAAATTGATCAATACGAAGAAATTTCCACCCATTTTATTGTCTACAATGAACAGTTGCAGCCCGTTGCAACTGCCCGATTTAGATCCTATGATGAAACAACGGCTAAAATCGAAAGGGTTGCCGTACTTCCTGAATTAAGGGGAACTGGTTTGGGCAGAGAACTGATGTTATTCTTGGAGAAAGCGGCAAAAGAGGCTGGATACACAAAGGCAAAATTAAACGCTCAACTTCACGCAGAACCCTTCTATAAAAAATTGGGATACTCTCAAATTAGCGAACTGTTTTATGAAGCCAATATTCCCCATGTCACCATGGTAAAGGATCTATAG
- a CDS encoding phosphatidylglycerophosphatase A family protein yields the protein MMRQVHSKEVKEACLKRLKDRGVTVEDIAEVVYLMQAPYNVDLKMESCVESVEAVLEKRELQHAILVGVELDVLAEKGMLSEPLQSLVESDEGLFGCDETLALGSVFGYGSIAVTTFGHLDKQKIGVIKRLDTKSGKGVHTFLDDLVASIAASASSRLAHRLRDEQEQELEQRKQRIEMVDEKNKNVG from the coding sequence ATGATGAGACAAGTTCACAGCAAAGAAGTAAAAGAAGCTTGTTTAAAGCGTTTAAAAGATAGAGGGGTTACCGTTGAAGATATTGCCGAAGTGGTATATCTGATGCAGGCACCATACAACGTAGATCTAAAGATGGAATCCTGCGTAGAAAGTGTTGAAGCGGTTTTGGAAAAGAGAGAATTGCAGCATGCCATTCTTGTTGGAGTAGAATTGGATGTCCTTGCTGAAAAGGGGATGTTATCTGAACCACTTCAGTCTTTAGTAGAAAGTGATGAGGGATTATTTGGCTGTGATGAAACGTTAGCACTGGGTTCCGTATTTGGCTATGGAAGTATTGCGGTAACCACGTTCGGTCACCTTGATAAACAAAAGATTGGAGTTATTAAACGTCTCGATACGAAGAGTGGAAAAGGAGTTCATACTTTTTTAGATGATTTGGTCGCCAGTATTGCAGCCTCAGCATCCAGTCGCTTAGCCCATCGTCTTAGGGATGAACAGGAACAGGAATTGGAACAGAGAAAGCAACGGATAGAAATGGTTGATGAAAAAAACAAGAACGTAGGATAG
- a CDS encoding S8 family peptidase, which translates to MKKRQVKDCKILPRLKVVSIPVEYVHTLETRWKVSTRYGIQMEDNIQFSTHQRDFIPWGIRRIGAPNVWGISQGNRVKVAVIDTGIDANHPDLKDRVKESVSFVSGSGDQNGHGTHVAGTIGASLNHLGIAGAAPEVELYAVKSFQSDGSAFLSDILEGIEWSIQHNMQVMNMSFGTPDPSNILEFGVAEARNAGIILVASAGNSGGDAEYPAKYPGVIGIGATTKSNQIASFSSRGEGVNFYAPGVSILSTWLDGTYRNLSGTSMSCAHVTGAVALLKGYNSSYTLSQILNLLEKGSSPLKGGGFLVDLTRLKSG; encoded by the coding sequence AAGTTGTTTCAATACCGGTGGAGTATGTTCATACCCTTGAAACCAGATGGAAGGTTTCAACCCGTTACGGGATTCAAATGGAAGATAATATTCAATTTTCTACCCATCAGCGTGATTTTATTCCTTGGGGAATACGAAGAATTGGTGCTCCAAATGTTTGGGGAATCAGCCAAGGGAATCGGGTTAAGGTGGCGGTAATTGATACCGGTATTGATGCTAACCATCCTGATTTAAAGGATCGGGTGAAGGAGAGCGTTTCCTTCGTTTCCGGCTCTGGGGACCAAAACGGCCATGGAACCCATGTGGCTGGAACCATCGGTGCCTCGTTAAATCATTTGGGTATTGCAGGTGCTGCTCCAGAAGTGGAATTATATGCCGTAAAGAGCTTTCAAAGTGATGGTTCCGCTTTTCTCTCAGATATACTTGAGGGGATCGAGTGGTCCATTCAACACAACATGCAGGTGATGAATATGAGCTTTGGGACTCCTGATCCAAGCAATATTTTGGAGTTCGGGGTAGCTGAAGCAAGAAACGCTGGAATTATCTTGGTTGCTTCTGCCGGGAATTCCGGCGGGGATGCGGAGTATCCCGCCAAATATCCAGGAGTCATTGGTATCGGTGCAACGACGAAATCCAATCAAATTGCTTCCTTTAGCAGCAGAGGAGAAGGTGTGAATTTTTACGCCCCCGGTGTGTCGATCTTGTCGACATGGTTGGATGGTACCTATCGGAATTTAAGTGGAACTTCCATGTCTTGTGCCCATGTTACGGGTGCCGTTGCTCTTCTTAAAGGATATAATTCTTCCTATACACTATCGCAGATCCTGAACTTGTTGGAAAAAGGGAGCAGTCCGCTAAAAGGTGGCGGGTTCCTTGTCGATTTAACCCGTTTGAAATCTGGATGA
- a CDS encoding PHP domain-containing protein, which yields MWADLHTHTTASDGKCSPSDNIIRAKKKGLQAIAITDHDTVAGLDEAMKAGTEMDIVVVPGIEISSIFKGQDIHVLGYYVDKDDPCFLNKLKELRKTRDKRNEMMVKKLNELGLSIGMDEVYARKKDNEGNIGRPHIAEVLMEKGIVSSMEEAFRQYLGKEGRAYVNPPRISPFEAIDLIKEARGVPVVAHPGLYDDDLLIEEMIQYGLKGIEVFHPDHSDDAVNRYSKLASTYGLIMTGGSDFHGERNGEIFHGDIGLKYVNIEIVNQLKQLAENA from the coding sequence ATGTGGGCTGATTTACACACGCATACGACTGCTTCTGATGGAAAATGCTCTCCTTCAGATAATATTATTCGGGCAAAGAAGAAGGGATTACAGGCAATTGCCATTACTGACCATGACACAGTTGCCGGTTTGGACGAAGCGATGAAAGCGGGAACAGAAATGGATATTGTGGTTGTTCCGGGAATAGAAATCAGTTCAATTTTCAAAGGACAAGATATCCATGTGTTGGGGTATTATGTGGACAAAGATGATCCGTGTTTTTTAAATAAGCTTAAAGAATTAAGGAAAACCAGAGATAAAAGAAACGAGATGATGGTGAAGAAATTAAATGAGTTGGGCCTTTCTATTGGAATGGATGAGGTATACGCTAGAAAAAAAGATAACGAAGGAAATATCGGGCGGCCTCATATAGCGGAAGTATTAATGGAAAAAGGAATTGTATCTTCTATGGAAGAGGCCTTTCGTCAATATTTGGGAAAAGAGGGAAGGGCATATGTGAATCCTCCCAGGATATCCCCTTTTGAAGCCATTGACTTGATCAAAGAGGCAAGGGGTGTTCCTGTGGTTGCCCATCCCGGTTTATATGATGATGATTTGTTAATTGAAGAGATGATTCAGTATGGTCTAAAGGGTATAGAAGTGTTTCATCCCGATCATAGCGATGACGCAGTAAATCGCTATTCTAAATTAGCGTCTACATATGGGTTGATAATGACCGGTGGTTCAGATTTCCATGGAGAAAGAAATGGTGAAATTTTCCACGGTGACATCGGTTTAAAATATGTGAATATTGAGATTGTCAATCAATTAAAACAATTAGCGGAAAATGCTTAA
- a CDS encoding pyridoxal-phosphate-dependent aminotransferase family protein, protein MLSELKPPSRILMGPGPSDVHPHVLKAMATPLVGHLDPSFLEIMNETMQLMRIVFETENRLTVAMSGTGSAGMETVFVNLVEPGDKVMIGVNGLFGTRMVDVAERCGAEVVQVKGEWGDIIYPEQIEEALKAHPDTVIVAVVHAETSTGVLQPLQEIADIVHQYGALLLVDAVTSLGGIHVSIDKVGIDACYSGTQKCISAPPGLSPVTFNERALEKMARRKSKVQSWYLDLSMIQNYWGKERFYHHTAPISMVYALREALRIIVNDGLEETIERHWRYGKILQNGIEAMGLKLHVEEGKRLPELTSIVIPEGVDDLAVRKNLLNQYGIEIGGGLGELKGKIWRVGLMGYSCQLRNVVLFLSAFEEVLREQGYKAPKGVIESVVRPDNLMFTN, encoded by the coding sequence ATGTTGTCTGAATTAAAACCACCCTCTCGAATATTGATGGGACCGGGACCTAGTGATGTTCATCCACATGTACTAAAGGCTATGGCTACTCCTTTGGTAGGTCATTTAGATCCTTCATTTTTGGAGATCATGAATGAAACTATGCAGTTGATGAGGATTGTTTTTGAAACGGAAAATCGATTGACCGTCGCTATGTCAGGGACGGGAAGTGCTGGAATGGAAACGGTTTTTGTAAACCTGGTGGAGCCAGGAGATAAAGTAATGATTGGCGTGAATGGATTGTTTGGAACCCGTATGGTGGATGTTGCAGAGCGTTGTGGAGCGGAAGTGGTCCAGGTAAAAGGGGAATGGGGGGATATCATATATCCTGAACAGATCGAGGAGGCCCTAAAAGCTCATCCCGATACAGTCATTGTAGCAGTCGTCCATGCAGAAACATCCACTGGAGTTCTGCAACCATTACAGGAGATTGCGGATATTGTCCATCAATATGGGGCATTACTGCTGGTTGATGCGGTAACTTCATTGGGTGGAATTCATGTTTCCATAGATAAAGTGGGAATCGATGCCTGTTACAGCGGAACACAAAAGTGTATCAGTGCGCCTCCTGGATTGTCTCCTGTTACATTCAATGAACGTGCCCTTGAAAAAATGGCAAGGAGAAAAAGCAAGGTACAAAGTTGGTATTTAGATCTTTCTATGATCCAAAATTATTGGGGCAAAGAACGGTTTTATCATCATACGGCTCCAATTTCTATGGTATATGCTTTAAGGGAAGCTCTAAGAATCATTGTTAACGATGGATTGGAAGAAACCATCGAACGCCATTGGAGATATGGAAAAATCCTGCAAAATGGAATAGAGGCCATGGGGTTAAAACTTCACGTAGAGGAAGGAAAGAGACTGCCTGAACTGACATCCATCGTGATTCCTGAAGGCGTAGATGATTTGGCTGTCCGTAAAAATTTGTTGAATCAATATGGCATTGAAATCGGCGGAGGATTGGGAGAGTTAAAAGGAAAGATTTGGAGAGTAGGATTGATGGGATATTCCTGTCAGCTCCGCAATGTGGTTTTATTCTTGTCTGCCTTTGAAGAGGTTCTTCGCGAACAAGGATACAAGGCTCCCAAGGGCGTGATTGAATCCGTGGTTCGGCCCGATAATCTTATGTTTACAAACTGA
- the fabI gene encoding enoyl-ACP reductase FabI, with amino-acid sequence MNQLLQGKNFLIMGVANKRSIAWGIAQSLSKAGATLAFTYQGERLEQNVRELAETLPQEEVILIPCDVTKDEDIQNAFSTLREKVGVLHGIAHCIAFAKTEELEGEFLQTSRDGYALAQDISAYSLVAVAREAKPLMTEGGSIVTLTYLGGERVVPNYNVMGVAKAALDMNVKYLANDLGPHNIRVNAISAGPIRTLAAKGVRNFNSILKVIEEKAPLRRTVDQSEVGDTALFLFSHLSRGITGEIIHVDAGYNILGN; translated from the coding sequence ATGAATCAGCTATTGCAGGGGAAAAATTTTTTGATCATGGGAGTGGCGAATAAAAGAAGTATTGCATGGGGGATTGCTCAATCTTTGAGTAAGGCAGGAGCCACCTTAGCTTTTACATATCAGGGGGAACGTCTTGAACAAAATGTAAGGGAATTGGCGGAGACCTTGCCTCAAGAGGAAGTAATACTTATTCCATGTGATGTTACCAAAGATGAGGATATTCAGAATGCCTTTTCAACCCTTCGCGAAAAAGTAGGTGTACTTCATGGGATTGCCCATTGTATTGCTTTTGCCAAGACTGAAGAATTGGAGGGAGAATTTTTACAAACCTCCAGAGATGGTTATGCCTTGGCACAGGATATTAGTGCCTATTCTCTGGTTGCCGTTGCCAGAGAAGCCAAGCCGCTCATGACTGAGGGAGGCAGCATTGTCACACTCACCTATTTGGGTGGAGAACGTGTCGTCCCCAATTACAATGTAATGGGAGTGGCCAAGGCTGCCTTAGATATGAACGTCAAGTATTTGGCAAATGATCTGGGGCCCCACAATATTCGTGTCAACGCTATTTCCGCCGGCCCGATAAGGACCTTGGCGGCGAAGGGAGTACGCAACTTTAACAGTATTCTAAAAGTCATTGAGGAAAAAGCACCCCTTCGCAGAACGGTTGATCAAAGTGAAGTTGGGGATACCGCTCTTTTCTTGTTTAGCCATCTATCCAGGGGAATTACTGGTGAAATTATTCATGTTGATGCCGGTTACAATATTCTTGGCAATTAA
- a CDS encoding 2'-5' RNA ligase family protein produces MKYGIVIFPNKNVQDTANSYRKRYDSHYALIPPHLTLIEAFEADDPQIKELTPSIKKITENTKPFILQFHKVSTFHPTNPVIYFAIKEETEIIKLHQSLRNEIKIPIPTSYRFIPHLTIGQDMSTSELLDVYGRLRMNKFNLETYVDRIHLVYQLENETWSVYQTFLLGEVE; encoded by the coding sequence TTGAAATACGGAATTGTGATTTTCCCTAATAAGAACGTACAAGATACGGCCAACTCATATCGCAAAAGATATGACAGCCATTATGCATTAATTCCCCCTCATCTAACATTAATTGAGGCTTTTGAGGCGGATGACCCTCAAATAAAGGAATTAACCCCATCAATAAAAAAAATAACAGAAAATACAAAGCCATTTATACTTCAGTTTCATAAGGTCAGCACCTTTCACCCTACAAATCCAGTCATTTATTTTGCAATAAAAGAAGAGACTGAGATCATTAAGCTTCATCAATCTCTTAGAAACGAAATAAAAATTCCCATACCAACTTCATATCGTTTTATTCCTCATCTAACCATTGGTCAAGACATGTCAACCTCTGAACTTCTCGATGTATATGGCAGATTACGAATGAACAAATTCAACCTGGAAACTTATGTGGACAGAATTCATTTGGTCTATCAGTTAGAAAATGAGACCTGGAGTGTATATCAAACTTTTTTATTAGGAGAAGTGGAATGA
- a CDS encoding SLC13 family permease — translation MRKFIIIILSAVAFAIIYFELPSSVPYEAKMTIAITTGAIILWVFEPIPFSLTAILVLFLLPVTGSVSFETALSGFASPAIFLIVAGMMLAKGVESTSLGERLAYFLLYHLGHKKGGVLAGIILVPQLMAFFIPAAAVRTTMVLPITFSIVSILGLTRENPMTKQLMLGLTYGATISGTAIIPAAIGNVITVELINYYLGKQVTYLDWLIIGFPLWLFMIPITWYVLYKSFPVESDSFPDMREKIGDLIKEMGPLNKNEMKAIFILVFVFLLWTMESIHGWPPAIPALMGAVLMGLPKIGIVNWNEMLEVKFGTLLLLAITLSLGKALYETGAVDSISNWVKTDVTLFLFSSPAISVLTVSVFTQFLHKVTSNVSTAVLTVVPIVLAIGAQVGAPVMLLGVVAGITSLFGFLFVVETIPGVIVCGTGFLSQKDFFKPGVWLTLASIIVTYLLAITWWNWLGYV, via the coding sequence GTGAGAAAATTTATAATTATTATATTATCAGCGGTTGCGTTTGCTATTATTTACTTTGAATTGCCTTCCTCAGTTCCTTATGAGGCAAAAATGACCATCGCCATTACCACAGGTGCCATTATCCTATGGGTATTTGAGCCTATCCCTTTTTCTTTGACGGCGATATTGGTTCTATTTCTTCTTCCTGTTACGGGTTCGGTTTCTTTTGAAACGGCACTCTCGGGATTTGCTTCGCCAGCCATATTCTTAATTGTAGCTGGAATGATGTTAGCCAAAGGGGTAGAATCTACTTCCCTGGGGGAAAGACTTGCCTATTTTCTTCTCTATCATTTAGGGCACAAAAAAGGTGGGGTATTGGCAGGGATTATTTTGGTCCCGCAGTTGATGGCATTTTTTATCCCTGCCGCTGCTGTCCGGACGACGATGGTTCTTCCCATTACTTTTTCTATTGTTTCTATCCTTGGTTTAACCCGAGAAAATCCCATGACTAAACAATTGATGCTGGGACTTACATACGGAGCAACGATAAGTGGAACCGCTATTATCCCGGCTGCCATTGGAAATGTAATCACCGTGGAGTTGATCAATTATTATTTAGGGAAACAGGTCACTTATTTGGATTGGCTGATTATTGGATTTCCATTGTGGTTATTTATGATTCCCATTACTTGGTATGTATTATACAAATCGTTTCCTGTAGAATCTGACTCTTTTCCAGATATGAGAGAAAAAATCGGAGATTTGATTAAGGAGATGGGTCCATTAAACAAGAATGAAATGAAGGCCATCTTCATATTGGTTTTTGTCTTTTTATTATGGACCATGGAATCCATTCACGGTTGGCCTCCTGCGATCCCTGCTCTGATGGGAGCCGTGTTAATGGGACTTCCCAAAATTGGCATTGTCAATTGGAATGAGATGTTGGAAGTGAAATTTGGCACACTTCTGTTATTGGCGATTACCCTGTCATTGGGGAAAGCCCTCTATGAAACGGGTGCGGTTGATAGTATCTCCAATTGGGTAAAAACTGATGTTACATTATTTTTATTTTCTTCTCCAGCAATCTCAGTCCTGACAGTGTCGGTATTCACCCAGTTCCTGCACAAGGTCACATCCAATGTTTCAACCGCTGTGTTGACGGTTGTACCGATAGTTCTGGCCATTGGTGCTCAAGTCGGTGCACCTGTAATGTTATTGGGTGTTGTAGCAGGGATTACTTCCTTGTTCGGCTTCTTATTTGTTGTGGAAACCATCCCTGGAGTGATTGTTTGCGGGACCGGTTTTTTATCACAAAAGGATTTTTTCAAGCCAGGGGTTTGGTTAACCCTTGCAAGTATTATCGTGACCTATCTTTTAGCCATTACTTGGTGGAATTGGCTTGGTTATGTATAA
- a CDS encoding Fe(3+) ABC transporter substrate-binding protein translates to MKKQFLFLGAIFLVALLVLAGCSGTEGVQTTESSSQANKSTSNNEQAEDKGVVNLYTSRHYDTDAELYKIFTEQTGIKVNVVQGKGDELMERLDREGANTEADVFMTADAGNLYRLKERGLLQAVESKTLAENIPEQLRDVDNQWFGLTKRARVIAYAKDRVSPSELSTYENLTDPKWKGRILVRSSSNIYNQSLLASFIELNGEEKAKEWAKGIVANMARNPKGGDTDQIKALVAGEGDIAIVNTYYYARLLNSSNPEDVKIAEKVGVFFPNQQTNGTHINISGVGVTRYAKNKENAVKFIEFLSSVQAQGQFAEGNNEYPVNPAVPPSDLLKSWGDFKAQDINLTILGVNNAQAIKIFNEVGWK, encoded by the coding sequence ATGAAAAAACAATTTCTCTTCTTGGGAGCCATCTTTTTAGTAGCATTGTTGGTTTTGGCGGGATGCTCCGGCACAGAAGGTGTGCAAACCACTGAATCGTCTTCTCAAGCTAACAAATCTACTAGCAACAATGAACAAGCGGAAGATAAAGGTGTAGTTAATCTGTATACTAGCAGACACTACGATACCGATGCGGAACTTTATAAAATTTTTACAGAGCAAACTGGTATCAAAGTTAATGTAGTTCAAGGAAAAGGCGATGAGTTGATGGAGCGCCTTGACCGTGAAGGAGCAAACACTGAAGCTGACGTATTTATGACGGCGGATGCAGGTAATTTGTATCGTCTGAAAGAAAGAGGATTATTGCAAGCTGTAGAGAGCAAAACATTGGCTGAAAATATACCAGAACAATTGCGTGATGTGGATAATCAGTGGTTTGGCTTAACCAAAAGAGCACGTGTTATCGCCTATGCCAAAGACCGTGTGAGCCCTTCCGAGCTGTCCACTTATGAGAATTTGACTGATCCGAAATGGAAGGGGAGGATCCTGGTCCGTTCTTCCAGTAATATTTACAACCAATCGTTGCTGGCTTCATTCATCGAGTTAAACGGTGAGGAAAAAGCGAAAGAATGGGCGAAAGGAATCGTTGCCAATATGGCAAGGAATCCTAAAGGTGGCGATACTGACCAGATCAAGGCCCTCGTGGCTGGCGAAGGAGATATTGCTATCGTCAATACCTATTATTATGCCAGATTATTAAATTCGTCCAATCCCGAAGATGTAAAGATCGCAGAAAAAGTAGGTGTTTTCTTCCCGAACCAGCAGACCAATGGGACCCACATTAATATAAGCGGTGTCGGAGTAACAAGGTATGCGAAAAACAAAGAAAACGCGGTGAAGTTCATTGAATTTTTATCCAGCGTGCAGGCACAGGGACAATTTGCGGAAGGTAATAATGAGTATCCGGTAAATCCAGCGGTACCTCCTTCCGATCTGTTAAAGTCGTGGGGAGACTTTAAAGCGCAGGATATTAATTTGACCATACTTGGTGTGAACAATGCCCAGGCGATTAAAATATTTAATGAAGTAGGTTGGAAGTAA
- a CDS encoding DUF423 domain-containing protein, whose translation MLKLFVILGSLNMFLSVALGAFGAHGLKGKISPDLLAIYQTGVQYQMIHAIALIFIAILSDRLGAISLMNWSGWLFQIGILLFSGSLYALSISGIKVLGAITPFGGVAFLLGWILLALAAIRG comes from the coding sequence ATGTTAAAGCTATTCGTCATTCTCGGCAGCTTAAATATGTTTTTGTCTGTGGCATTAGGAGCTTTTGGAGCCCATGGCCTGAAAGGGAAAATTTCTCCCGATTTGCTGGCTATTTATCAAACAGGCGTTCAATATCAAATGATTCATGCGATTGCCCTGATCTTTATTGCCATTTTATCTGACAGATTGGGGGCCATATCACTCATGAATTGGTCAGGATGGTTGTTTCAAATCGGAATTCTTTTATTTTCAGGAAGTTTGTATGCTTTAAGTATAAGCGGGATTAAGGTCCTAGGAGCAATTACTCCCTTCGGGGGAGTAGCCTTTTTACTTGGCTGGATTTTGCTTGCGTTAGCAGCCATCAGAGGGTGA
- a CDS encoding DUF2062 domain-containing protein produces MLKKILRSLRLQYLKLLRTKGAPAIVARGFAIGIFIEFITLPTLGVAVILLYPLVRLFKGNLPASIIGFIIGKFIIPLFLYFNLNTGMILIGDKVTKEMTEVSGLALLKEKGVALILGSAINGFIVAIFSFFLVYILLGLYRKKKERKLMEKHFNDQGK; encoded by the coding sequence ATGCTAAAAAAAATTCTAAGAAGTTTACGCTTACAATATCTCAAATTATTGCGTACGAAAGGGGCTCCAGCCATTGTTGCGCGAGGATTTGCCATCGGCATCTTCATTGAGTTTATTACCTTGCCTACCTTGGGTGTTGCCGTTATTCTATTGTATCCATTGGTTCGATTGTTCAAAGGGAATCTGCCGGCATCCATTATCGGATTTATCATCGGAAAATTTATTATTCCTCTCTTTCTATACTTTAACTTAAATACAGGAATGATATTAATTGGAGATAAGGTCACCAAAGAGATGACCGAAGTTTCAGGATTAGCTCTGCTTAAGGAAAAGGGAGTTGCCCTTATCTTAGGAAGTGCCATCAACGGATTCATTGTGGCTATTTTTAGCTTTTTTCTGGTATACATTCTTTTAGGATTATACCGAAAAAAGAAAGAAAGGAAATTAATGGAAAAACATTTTAACGACCAAGGGAAATAA